GAAAATAGTGCAATATTTTCTGGCTCATCAAAAAAATCTGCTTCCAAAACACCGTGACTTTCTGTATGGCTGTAAAAATTAAGAGCAGAAAGTGATATATTCACCGGCAAGTACATTTTATGCAGGCCTCCCCCATCAATAATAACATTGAGAAGCATAAGGTAACTGTAGAGGGTAATGATATATACCATCTTGCCTCGGGAATCCAGCCAATTGACCACGTCTCATCTGTCAGTTAGACAAGTTTATCATGGCTGACTTTGTAAAGTCTGAAAATTCGAATAATAGTTTGTAAGAAGGCTCCAAAATTTTTCTGAGATTATTTCTTTTTAGCCTTTTGCCAACGTTGTAAACTAGTTGGTCTGTAATTTCATCGGGATCATGGCCTTGCTTTACTAAAAAGCAACCAATGATACACCCCGTACGGTCTATACCTTTCGTACAATGGATCGCAATTGCTTGGTTATTTTTTAGAGCATTTTCAATAATCAGGATCGCTTTATCTGCTTGCTCTTTATTTGGAATCATCTGAATCGGAATATGGTGACGTTTAACTTCTCTGTCGTGATAAGTCATAAACTGAGTAGTCAATGTTAACAGGTGC
The window above is part of the Desulfobulbaceae bacterium genome. Proteins encoded here:
- a CDS encoding dual specificity protein phosphatase family protein, giving the protein MSFFHYSFENGLLVGCETLWGKNDPKECMSLLKQKYKIKHLLTLTTQFMTYHDREVKRHHIPIQMIPNKEQADKAILIIENALKNNQAIAIHCTKGIDRTGCIIGCFLVKQGHDPDEITDQLVYNVGKRLKRNNLRKILEPSYKLLFEFSDFTKSAMINLSN